A single Gemmatimonadota bacterium DNA region contains:
- a CDS encoding acetyl-CoA carboxylase biotin carboxylase subunit, which yields MFKSVLIANRGEIALRVIRGCRELGVRSIAVYSDADAGAPHVRAADAAVNIGPAPSSQSYLLGDRIIEAALSDGAEAIHPGYGFLSEREWFARAVRDAGLVFIGPPAEAIAAMGSKTAARTLAVAHGVPVVPGTTESIADAEHAAEIASKFGYPVLLKAAAGGGGKGMRVVREPSEIAASFDAARREAKNAFGDDAIYLEKYIEGPRHVEIQIIGDMHGNMVHLGERECSVQRRHQKMIEEAPSVAVSPELRAEMGATAVRAARAAGYVNAGTCEFLLARDGSYYFLEMNTRLQVEHPVTELVTGIDLVHWQLRVASGEPLGFAQDDISPKGWAMECRITSEDPANDFLPSTGRVSYLHLPSGPGVRWDGGIEIGSDVSLHYDPMLAKLIVHAPTRELAVERMHRALSELVIGGVETSREFHLRVMEDSEFRAGAIEIQWLERRLASLTTDAGTEDGAMLAALAAALLAESESGVRAAVPSQRESAVSGWQRAARQESIG from the coding sequence ATGTTCAAGTCCGTTCTCATAGCAAATCGCGGCGAGATCGCGCTGCGCGTGATCCGCGGCTGTCGTGAGCTTGGCGTGCGCTCGATCGCAGTGTACAGCGACGCCGATGCGGGTGCACCGCACGTGCGTGCGGCCGATGCCGCCGTCAACATCGGCCCCGCGCCGTCATCACAGAGCTATCTGCTCGGCGATCGCATCATCGAGGCTGCGCTCAGCGACGGCGCGGAGGCGATCCATCCCGGCTACGGGTTTCTGTCCGAGCGCGAGTGGTTCGCGCGTGCAGTGCGCGATGCGGGCCTCGTTTTCATTGGACCGCCGGCCGAGGCAATCGCTGCGATGGGCAGCAAGACCGCGGCGCGTACGCTTGCCGTCGCGCACGGCGTTCCCGTGGTGCCAGGCACCACCGAATCGATTGCCGATGCTGAGCACGCTGCTGAAATAGCATCGAAGTTCGGCTATCCAGTGCTGCTGAAGGCCGCCGCGGGCGGGGGCGGCAAGGGAATGCGTGTGGTTCGCGAGCCGTCTGAAATTGCGGCGTCCTTCGACGCTGCACGGCGCGAGGCGAAGAACGCATTCGGCGATGACGCGATCTATCTCGAGAAATACATCGAAGGTCCACGCCACGTCGAGATCCAGATCATCGGCGACATGCACGGGAACATGGTTCACCTGGGCGAGCGCGAGTGCTCGGTGCAGCGCCGCCATCAGAAGATGATCGAGGAGGCGCCGAGCGTTGCGGTGAGTCCGGAGCTCCGCGCCGAGATGGGCGCGACAGCGGTGCGTGCTGCGCGCGCGGCGGGTTACGTGAATGCAGGCACCTGCGAGTTTCTGCTCGCACGCGACGGGAGCTACTACTTCCTGGAGATGAACACCCGGCTCCAGGTCGAGCATCCCGTCACGGAGTTGGTGACGGGAATCGATCTCGTTCACTGGCAGTTGCGAGTCGCATCAGGTGAGCCGCTCGGCTTCGCGCAGGACGACATCTCGCCAAAGGGCTGGGCGATGGAATGCCGGATAACGAGCGAGGATCCCGCCAACGACTTCCTGCCATCGACGGGGCGCGTCTCGTATCTGCATCTTCCCTCGGGACCCGGTGTGCGCTGGGATGGCGGCATCGAGATTGGCAGCGATGTGTCCCTGCATTACGACCCGATGCTCGCGAAGTTGATAGTTCACGCGCCGACCCGCGAGCTTGCGGTCGAGCGAATGCACCGCGCTCTGTCCGAGCTTGTAATCGGCGGCGTGGAAACATCGCGTGAATTCCATCTGCGTGTGATGGAAGATTCGGAGTTTCGTGCTGGTGCGATCGAGATCCAGTGGCTCGAGCGTCGGCTAGCCTCGCTCACCACCGACGCAGGCACCGAAGATGGTGCAATGCTAGCTGCGTTGGCTGCTGCGCTGCTCGCGGAATCCGAGTCGGGTGTGCGCGCAGCCGTGCCGTCGCAGCGGGAGAGCGCCGTGTCCGGGTGGCAACGCGCCGCGCGTCAGGAATCGATCGGTTAG
- a CDS encoding biotin/lipoyl-containing protein has product MKFLVDVNGARHSVLTDKNTATIEGAANAATLDVGNGTPARTLRIGDRVVRVIVHAREGKGRYVLDVNGHRYHVEALGERARAIQELAARSAPPAGPAPVVAPMPGLVVRVNVAVGDSVTAGQGVLVMEAMKMENELRASAAATVKSIRVTQGTAVEKGTVLIELE; this is encoded by the coding sequence ATGAAGTTTCTCGTAGATGTAAATGGCGCGCGCCATTCCGTACTCACCGACAAGAACACTGCAACAATCGAAGGCGCGGCGAACGCTGCGACACTCGACGTCGGGAACGGCACTCCGGCCAGAACGTTGCGCATCGGTGATCGCGTCGTTCGAGTCATCGTGCATGCGCGCGAAGGCAAGGGACGCTATGTCCTCGACGTGAACGGCCATCGTTATCACGTCGAGGCGTTGGGCGAGCGGGCACGCGCGATTCAGGAGCTTGCCGCGCGCTCGGCGCCACCGGCAGGACCGGCGCCTGTGGTCGCGCCAATGCCGGGGCTTGTCGTGCGAGTCAACGTTGCCGTCGGCGACAGCGTGACGGCGGGGCAGGGAGTGCTCGTGATGGAAGCGATGAAGATGGAAAACGAGCTGCGTGCGTCCGCGGCCGCGACCGTGAAATCAATTCGCGTGACGCAGGGGACCGCGGTAGAAAAGGGAACGGTGTTGATCGAGCTGGAGTGA
- a CDS encoding carboxypeptidase-like regulatory domain-containing protein — protein sequence MPVVVAAILLGTGTFLLPRANAAAQANATHVASVPAAYGAIDGSVRDTSGAWLLGVEVVAIDNSLIRTRSGAGGAFRIDSLPAGPHLIRFRRIGIMPTTVSVVVEPNATISVDAVVEPFPMTLSRVTVQAVSGELVHLPPGVADRMRTGIGTYLTAAQIESFHPRTTSDIFRHVTGVAVVDYAHTLVVRSARGVQTINGNACITGMTVVVDGAVMSSMPSSASSGSDPSNIAGAAGGFDAVSPRDIAAIEIYKDGAETPASLSDSECGVIYIWTR from the coding sequence ATGCCTGTTGTGGTCGCCGCCATCCTGCTCGGGACCGGGACATTCCTGCTTCCGCGCGCAAATGCAGCGGCACAGGCGAATGCAACACACGTCGCCAGTGTTCCTGCAGCGTACGGGGCGATCGACGGGAGCGTGCGCGACACGAGCGGAGCATGGCTGCTCGGAGTGGAGGTCGTCGCGATAGACAACTCGCTGATTCGGACGCGCAGCGGAGCCGGCGGTGCCTTCCGCATCGACAGCCTCCCCGCTGGCCCGCATTTGATCCGCTTTCGCCGGATCGGCATCATGCCGACCACCGTATCCGTAGTAGTCGAGCCAAATGCAACCATCTCGGTCGACGCTGTCGTCGAACCGTTTCCGATGACGCTGTCGCGAGTAACAGTCCAGGCCGTGAGCGGCGAGCTGGTGCATCTACCGCCGGGTGTTGCCGACCGAATGCGCACGGGCATCGGAACATATTTGACCGCGGCACAGATCGAGAGTTTTCATCCCCGCACCACTTCGGACATTTTCCGCCACGTTACCGGCGTTGCCGTAGTGGATTATGCTCATACGCTAGTGGTCCGCAGTGCCCGTGGTGTGCAGACCATCAATGGGAACGCCTGCATAACTGGGATGACTGTCGTGGTGGACGGCGCTGTAATGAGCAGTATGCCGAGTAGCGCTAGCTCCGGCAGCGATCCGTCAAATATCGCTGGCGCAGCGGGAGGGTTCGATGCGGTTTCACCAAGGGACATCGCCGCGATCGAGATATACAAGGACGGCGCAGAAACCCCTGCAAGTCTGAGCGATTCGGAATGCGGTGTGATCTACATCTGGACGAGATAG
- a CDS encoding acyl-CoA carboxylase subunit beta, translated as MRDKLALLEQRRAESELGGGVARIEAQHKKGKLSARERIDLLLDEGSFTELDRFVVHRSTDFGLEEQKYYGDGVITGWGRIDGRQVYVFSQDFTVFGGSLSESFAEKIVKVMDLAMRNGAPVIGLNDSGGARIQEGVVSLGGYAEIFLRNTLASGVIPQISAILGPCAGGAVYSPAITDFTYMVRHTSYMFVTGPNVVKTVTHEDVTMDELGGADTHMMKSGVSHFTYDSEPECIAAIRDLMRFIPSNNIDEPPRGAGTDPRDRRDEALLDIVPDNANKPYDMHEVLNRVIDDGEFYEVQSEFAENIICGFAHLGGFSVGIVANQPAMLAGVLDINASVKAARFIRFCDAFNIPVVTFVDVPGFLPGVGQEHGGIIKHGAKLLFAYCEATVPKLTVITRKAYGGAYDVMSSKHIRGDFNVAWPTAEIAVMGPKGAVEILFRKDIVGSSDPVAATDKKIAEYVEKFAHPYVAAGRGYIDDIIDPRDTRPALIDALESLRGKRDKNPPKKHGNIPL; from the coding sequence ATGCGCGATAAGCTCGCGCTTCTGGAGCAACGCCGCGCCGAGTCTGAACTCGGTGGCGGCGTTGCTCGTATAGAGGCCCAGCACAAGAAGGGAAAACTCTCCGCACGCGAACGGATCGATCTGCTGCTCGACGAGGGGTCGTTCACTGAGCTCGACCGGTTCGTCGTTCATCGCAGCACCGACTTCGGCCTGGAAGAGCAGAAGTACTACGGCGACGGAGTCATCACCGGATGGGGCCGCATCGACGGCCGGCAGGTGTACGTGTTCTCGCAGGACTTCACGGTATTTGGCGGATCGCTATCGGAATCGTTCGCCGAGAAGATCGTCAAGGTGATGGATCTCGCGATGCGGAACGGCGCACCGGTGATCGGGCTCAACGATTCGGGCGGCGCGCGCATTCAGGAAGGCGTGGTTTCGCTCGGCGGCTACGCGGAAATATTTCTGCGCAATACGCTGGCGTCCGGCGTGATTCCGCAGATCTCGGCGATTCTCGGGCCGTGTGCCGGTGGCGCGGTTTACTCGCCCGCGATAACCGACTTCACGTACATGGTTCGGCACACCTCGTACATGTTCGTAACCGGCCCCAACGTGGTGAAGACCGTGACGCACGAAGACGTCACTATGGACGAGCTTGGCGGTGCGGACACGCACATGATGAAGTCGGGCGTGTCGCACTTCACGTACGACAGCGAGCCGGAGTGCATCGCCGCCATTCGCGACCTCATGCGGTTCATTCCATCGAACAACATCGACGAGCCGCCGCGTGGTGCGGGCACCGATCCGCGCGACCGGCGTGACGAAGCGTTGCTCGACATCGTGCCGGACAACGCCAACAAGCCGTACGACATGCACGAAGTGCTGAACCGCGTCATCGATGACGGCGAATTCTACGAGGTGCAGAGCGAATTCGCGGAGAACATCATCTGCGGATTCGCCCACCTTGGTGGATTCAGCGTCGGGATCGTTGCGAATCAGCCGGCGATGCTGGCCGGTGTGCTCGACATCAACGCGTCGGTAAAGGCTGCACGGTTTATTCGATTCTGCGATGCGTTCAACATCCCTGTCGTGACATTCGTCGACGTGCCGGGTTTTCTACCGGGCGTGGGGCAGGAGCACGGCGGGATCATCAAGCACGGTGCGAAGTTGCTGTTCGCGTATTGCGAGGCGACGGTGCCCAAGCTGACCGTCATCACGCGCAAGGCCTATGGCGGCGCGTACGACGTGATGAGCTCCAAGCACATCCGCGGCGACTTCAATGTTGCGTGGCCCACGGCGGAGATTGCCGTCATGGGGCCGAAGGGCGCTGTGGAGATTCTGTTCAGGAAGGACATCGTCGGAAGTTCCGATCCCGTCGCCGCGACGGACAAGAAGATCGCCGAGTACGTGGAAAAGTTCGCGCATCCGTACGTTGCGGCCGGCCGCGGCTACATCGACGACATCATCGACCCGCGAGATACGAGGCCCGCACTCATCGACGCGCTTGAAAGTCTGCGCGGCAAGCGGGACAAGAATCCGCCAAAGAAGCACGGAAACATACCGCTCTGA
- a CDS encoding TRAM domain-containing protein, which produces MSRTVSLTIDTIAAGGDGVARNEGLVVFVPRTAPGDVVTASVSGKGHFARGSLRTILRPSAVRIEPPCPHYTRDRCGGCQIQHIQYSAQLDAKQRIIADAMRRIGKRDITPPEVVRSTEKWRYRAKLTLALRRRSGGWIAGLHPYDDPGRVFALSDCPITDRRVVAAWRELLEASEFFPDATSLRGSVRWTDDGPTFVLIGATRWSDHARFFAAVPTLAALYWEPDDAPRKLLGNRRVRATPAASFAQVNPVVAAVLREYVLGVVRSFNPASVIDAYSGSGDLAVNLATTGISVVAIELDRDAALWAEQRLAPPSRSIVGRVEEVLPRLAPADVVVVNPPRSGLHADVTEAVAEMPGVRAVIYISCDPATLARDVARLSGYSIQSIRAFDMFPQTSHVETVCVLTPAHSTNLPAR; this is translated from the coding sequence GTGTCACGCACCGTAAGCCTCACGATCGATACGATCGCCGCCGGCGGTGATGGTGTAGCCCGTAACGAGGGGCTTGTCGTGTTCGTCCCGCGCACCGCTCCAGGTGATGTGGTAACCGCAAGCGTGTCCGGAAAGGGTCACTTCGCGCGCGGGTCGCTGCGCACGATCCTGCGGCCCTCAGCGGTGCGGATTGAGCCGCCGTGTCCGCATTACACCCGTGATCGCTGCGGCGGCTGCCAGATTCAGCACATCCAGTACTCTGCGCAACTCGACGCCAAGCAGCGCATCATTGCCGATGCAATGCGCCGGATCGGCAAGCGCGACATCACGCCGCCGGAGGTTGTGCGGAGCACCGAGAAGTGGCGCTATCGGGCCAAGCTGACGCTTGCCCTGCGTCGTCGTTCCGGTGGATGGATCGCCGGACTGCACCCGTATGACGATCCCGGTCGTGTGTTCGCGTTGTCGGATTGTCCGATAACAGACCGCCGCGTCGTCGCTGCGTGGCGTGAGTTGCTGGAGGCCTCGGAGTTCTTCCCGGACGCAACATCGTTGCGCGGGAGCGTGCGCTGGACCGACGATGGTCCGACGTTCGTGCTGATTGGCGCCACGCGATGGAGCGATCATGCACGCTTCTTCGCGGCAGTGCCGACACTCGCGGCCTTGTACTGGGAGCCGGACGACGCTCCGCGAAAGCTGCTCGGGAACCGCCGCGTTCGCGCGACACCGGCGGCATCGTTCGCGCAGGTAAACCCCGTCGTTGCTGCAGTGTTGCGCGAATACGTACTCGGCGTCGTGAGGTCTTTCAACCCGGCGAGCGTGATCGACGCGTACTCGGGATCAGGTGATCTCGCCGTGAATCTTGCAACTACTGGAATTTCAGTAGTTGCGATCGAGCTCGATCGTGATGCAGCGCTGTGGGCCGAGCAGCGGCTCGCGCCGCCATCGCGCTCAATCGTTGGTCGCGTCGAGGAAGTTCTACCGCGTCTGGCACCGGCCGACGTCGTCGTGGTAAATCCTCCGCGAAGCGGTCTCCATGCCGATGTCACCGAAGCAGTCGCCGAGATGCCGGGGGTCCGCGCCGTGATCTACATCAGCTGCGACCCGGCCACGCTCGCACGAGACGTTGCGCGCCTGTCCGGCTATTCGATTCAATCAATTAGAGCATTCGATATGTTCCCACAGACGTCCCACGTGGAGACGGTCTGCGTGTTGACGCCGGCACATTCGACCAACCTTCCCGCACGATGA